One genomic segment of Mangifera indica cultivar Alphonso chromosome 6, CATAS_Mindica_2.1, whole genome shotgun sequence includes these proteins:
- the LOC123219552 gene encoding uncharacterized protein LOC123219552, translated as MAICGNVEGAQTESSTTEEKTLSTQNSTSSLKSEDQIELRNRHFKLYLDAVDGDWNSAEKIFEEDKIDITAILSKKGDTALHIAAACGRTGFVKKLLEQMNKEDLAIENNAGNTAFFLAAASGKVEIAEAMMEKNEDVVKIRGFNDMLPLHKAAMAGDKEMVEYLYEATGDELLDDNDRFDLLVNLLHLGLYDIALDLAERHPQVALARDKNEETALHHLARITALRRRIDSSLIRFCKRTAFFLYNEVKRNVIKTCHSVLGKQRVKKKEEQKGNELGLRDRIKQREQRMKQQRRDELSFFVGASNRGRIKQKVRNWIAGAIRQVMYADQQIPDSAFEIVRCLWKQVMLLDESQILEIVRKPHSLVLEAAKQGNPRFLMIIILSYPDLVYEVDENNHTIFHFAAMYRRFFILKQIYRVGLLKDFVVQNIDKDGNNILHLAAKLPPADRPDNESAALHYQMAREMSFFWRVEDILHPVDAEAKNKEGKTPRALFTEEHRELRQKAERWVKDIANGCIMGATLIATVVFAAAFTVPGGINDSGTPNLVRRVSFIIFAISDAIALLFSIFSVLMFLTVISSRYEEADFGRLMYDLGGGLNLLILAVQAVMVMFCATMFLLFNDGLLWVPILVTTMAVLTSFRSLEKYFAHNGEVAHLTGSL; from the exons ATGGCAATATGTGGGAACGTTGAAGGTGCTCAAACTGAGTCCTCAACGACAGAAGAAAAAACTTTGTCGACACAAAACTCTACATCATCCTTGAAAAGTGAAG atcaaattgaattgagaaATAGGCACTTCAAACTGTACCTGGATGCAGTGGATGGTGATTGGAACAGCGCTGAAAAAATTTTCGAGGaagataaaattgatataacaGCTATACTGTCAAAGAAAGGGGACACCGCTCTCCATATTGCAGCTGCATGCGGGCGCACTGGTTTCGTGAAAAAGCTTCTTGAACAAATGAATAAAGAGGATTTAGCTATTGAAAATAATGCTGGCAACACGGCCTTTTTTCTTGCAGCTGCCTCTGGAAAAGTTGAAATCGCCGAGGCTATGATGGAGAAGAATGAAGACGTAGTAAAGATTAGAGGATTCAATGATATGTTACCGCTTCACAAGGCAGCTATGGCGGGAGACAAAGAGATGGTAGAATACCTTTATGAAGCCACTGGAGATGAGTTATTAGATGATAATGATCGCTTCGATTTGCTTGTCAATCTGTTACACCTCGGTTTGTATG ACATTGCGCTGGATTTGGCGGAGAGGCACCCACAGGTAGCTCTTGCACGTGATAAAAATGAAGAGACAGCATTGCATCACTTGGCACGAATAACTGCATTAAGGCGTAGGATCGATTCAAGCCTAATTAGATTTTGCAAGAGAACAGCCTTCTTCCTGT ATAATGAAGTAAAAAGAAACGTGATAAAGACGTGTCACTCGGTGTTGGGAAAGCAACGAGTGAAGAAAAAGGAGGAACAGAAGGGCAATGAGCTGGGCTTGAGGGATCGGATAAAACAGAGAGAGCAACGGATGAAGCAACAGAGGAGGGATGAGCTGAGCTTTTTTGTTGGGGCGAGCAACAGAGGACGGATAAAACAGAAAGTAAGGAATTGGATTGCTGGGGCGATACGTCAAGTCATGT ATGCTGATCAACAGATTCCCGATTCGGCTTTCGAGATAGTCCGATGCCTTTGGAAACAAGTTATGCTTCTGGATGAGTCCCAGATTTTGGAAATTGTTAGAAAACCTCACTCGCTGGTGCTCGAGGCAGCAAAACAAGGGAACCCTCGGTTTCTAATGATAATTATCCTTTCATATCCTGATCTAGTGTATGAAGTTGACGAAAATAATCACACCATTTTTCATTTCGCTGCTATGTATCGTCGCTTTTTCATTCTCAAACAAATTTATCGCGTAGGTTTACTGAAGGATTTTGTTGTTCAGAACATAGATAAAGATGGGAACAACATTTTGCATTTGGCTGCAAAGTTGCCTCCAGCAGATAGACCCGATAATGAATCAGCTGCATTACATTATCAAATGGCTAGAGAGATgtcttttttttgg AGAGTGGAGGACATTTTGCATCCGGTGGATGCTGAAGCTAAAAATAAAGAAGGGAAAACCCCTAGAGCTTTATTTACTGAAGAGCACCGAGAGTTAAGGCAGAAAGCCGAGAGATGGGTTAAGGACATTGCAAATGGATGCATTATGGGGGCAACACTAATTGCTACTGTGGTATTTGCTGCAGCTTTCACAGTACCAGGTGGCATCAATGATTCAGGGACTCCAAATCTTGTCCGGAGAGTTTCCTTCATAATTTTTGCTATATCAGATGCAATAGCATTactgttttccattttctcCGTACTAATGTTCTTAACCGTTATCTCCTCCCGATACGAAGAAGCAGATTTTGGTCGATTAATGTATGATTTGGGGGGGGGATTAAACTTACTTATCTTAGCAGTACAAGCAGTAATGGTAATGTTTTGCGCAACTATGTTCCTGCTCTTCAACGATGGACTACTCTGGGTTCCTATTCTTGTTACGACAATGGCTGTTTTGACAAGCTTCAGGTCCTTGGAGAAATATTTTGCTCACAATGGAGAAGTAGCACATCTCACCGGAAGTTTGTGA